AGAGCATCTCACCCTCTCTTTTAGCTTCCGGATCTCGGAGGGGATCAGGCAGTCAGCTTTGGCAATCAGGGGCACAATGTTGACCTTCTCATGCAGAGCCTTCATGAACTCAACATCCACAGGCCTCAGCCTGCAGCAGGCATGAGGAGGGACGTGGTTAGCAAGGACACACTGGGCAGCTccccctccagcctctcccaCCCACTGAGCACGAAGGGAAAAGCACAGCATTGTCACAAGAACCTGGGGCAGCACTGAGAGCCCTCAGCTAGGGCTGTATCTTCAGAAAAGCTGTCTCAGATTTTAGCTGCTGAATGTCTCACACAGGCACAGGCTGGGTATTCGCTCCCTTGCGAGCCAAATACTGCCCAGGCCACAGCCCGGGGCCTCCCTCCGGCTGCTCCGTGCCGCAGGCAGGCAGCATGAcccctccagctgctccaggctCGGCCAGCACGCGAGCCAGCAcggggcagggactgaaggcagCTTAAAACTCCCTTTCCTACCCATCAGGCAGGCTTAGCTAGATAGGAAGATACAAGTCTGTGTGGCATTATTTCTCCTGATTTCCAAAACAAGCGCTAAGGCCTGAGGGAGATCCACTCTGCCTGATCACAGGCAGTCTGCCATGCCAGtgagggggagggaggtggtGTGATGCTCAGCTAAGGGAGAGCAGCCAGACAGCTCCTCTCCTGTGCCAACAGCCCTGCCAAAGTGCAAGCCGCTACAGGGCAATCTTGGGGCACAAGGGTCTTCCCTCCAGACCGAGTCATACCCCAGCCCCAGAGTGGGGGCTCTCACCCATGCCCGAAGGGTGAGATGAAGTAGAGGCAGCAATGCACTCGGTTGTCCTGGATGTTCTTCCGGTTCAGGCCGCTCTCATCACGGAAATACTGTTCAAACTGCTGGTCGATGTAGTCAGTGATGGGCTTCCAGCTGGAAAGGGCAATtcaatcaaaacaaaatcacatGTTTAACAGGACACTGTCTCCTAGGGACCATGAGGCAGTATCATCCCCTTCCCGCTGCCAGACTCCCTTCCTGTGAAGCAGCCATAGAAAACAGACATGGCCAAGGACtaggaggaaggcagcagtggCTTGCTCACCACTCAGTGTTGTTAACAGCATCTCCAAAGCCTGGTGTGTCCACTATCGTCAGCTTCAGCTTGACACCCTTCTCCTCAATGTCCACTGTGTGCTTGACGATCTCCACTGTCTGGTTGATTCTCTCTTTGAACAGGAATATGTGAGTTAAAGCCAGGCCGTAACTGGGGATCCCCACTCACACCCATGACAAGCTGGCTCCCTCCTTATCACTGAGTACAGGGAGTAACATGGGTTTCAAAAAACCCTGATCATCCTCTAAGGAGCCTCAAGGGAGCAGTACTGTGGGAGGCCAACAGCAGGCAGACAGACTCTGAGAAGATACACAAACCTCTGAAGTGCTTGTAGCCCAGCTGTTCTGAACATTTTGTCCACACGTGGTGTAAGGGGAATCTCTACCACACTCCAGCACCCAAGAACAAAAGACAAATCTCCGCAGTTCTACCCAAAGGGCtagtgctgctctgcagcctcgTCTTCCCTTTGTAGGACAGAAGAGCCCCACAGCCAAACCTTTCTTGCTCAAATACAGGTGCCTCTGTGGTCAgcaaaggagagcagagcaaCAGACAACAGGGCTGGGATCCAGCCaagcctgcagctgctgctgaagcaagGAAGCTAAGTACTGGTCCTCAGGACAGTCTAGTCCTGTGGGCACAAGAACTATTTGCCCCCTTTGTCCCCAGCTTACCCTCAGCGTTGAGGAGCTTTTTGTCTTTGTAGAGGTCTGTCAGGAACAGGCTATTCACCAGCGTGGATTTGCCCAGACCCGACTCTCCTAATTGACAGAGTgcaaaggggaggagggaaaagcaaGCAACATGACCCACTAATTGACTTACAAATGAAACACTGAACAAGGCTTTGAATCCTGAGCCAGAGGAAGTGAGAGAGATGAGCTGTCAGAAGCTGTTTATGGGCATTACATTTCCCCAGCAGTGGGAGGACTTTAGCTGCAAGATGTCTCAATCTCTTTTCAAATGTGATCTCCCAcctcctccatcctccctcccctcccctcccctcccctcggCCCCTGCCCTCACCACCCAGACCAGCCACTGCTGGAGGAGAGGCTACACCCAGCGCCTGCTCCAGCGGGCTGCGAGCGGTCAGGAGGGGCCCATTCCTCCTGAGGGAACAGCGCgactgcagcacaggctggggagcagaagGTCTGAGACAAGGACCAGAACGGAGCGAGGGAAAGATCCAGATGCTAAGGGAGCACCTAAGGGAAGTGAGGAGAGCTGCTCCCTTCCATGTACCCACTGTCCGGCCCAGCCACCTCCATCCATAGGTAGTCTCACCTGCGACCATCAGGGTGAAGTCGAAACCCTTCTTCACGGATTTCCGGTGGACCTGGTTCGGCAGAGTGGCAAAGCCCACGTACTGCTTCTCATGGTCCTGCAGGGCAGAGGTGGATGGGAGCAGGTCAGGGTGTGCCACCCTTCCTGCTCAAGCCTCACACAGCAACAGGGAGCTGGACTCAAAAAGCCCCAGAGGCAGAGCCAAGGGGTAGAGGAGAGGTCggtccctgccctggcagcagtgTAGGGCAGGGCACACATCTCCTCTAGGCCCAGGGACTTCTGCCCTTCCTTGCAGCTGGGCACAGAGGGCCACCTCCCttcagctgcagccctgctcagctCCTGTCACCAGCAGACGTGGCAGTTCATGGCAGCCTCCCAGCATGGAGAGCGCAAGGGAAAAGGCACATCCTGCCATTCCCACCAGAGAGAAcatctggggctgctgctgacaCACAACTGCCCTAACTCTGCTTCTCCTGCACAGTCACAGGCTCCCTGCACAGCACGGTCACCAAATGTCACCTCTCCCCAGGCCTTTCAGAGCCATTTCTGCATCTCTCCCTCCAGAGGCGTGCGCAGGACATGATGGAGAGCTGTCCGTAATGAGCACCCCAGGGTTTGTGGTGTCCCGAGCTGTGTCTAGAGGAAGCTGCGATGGCTTGGCTTCTGCTTGACCTGAGAGCGGATTATTTCTTGCTGTGTCACAGCCACTCCTGGCTGAGTAAGAGGAAATCCTGAATAATCTCTAGTGTTATTTCTGAAGAGACAGAAGTTCAAGGAGCACGTGAAGTGGGAAGATGCAAAAGCACTGAGAACACAGGTGAGATGCTTGTGGTGAGGGTATTACATATGGTATTACTGGAGGGCTACCTATTGCCTAACCACCCCCCAGATGCAGACCCCCATCACTGAGTGCTCTCTTACCGTGTAAAAGCTGTAGCCACCCCACAAGCATGGCACACGCTCTGTACAAGGGCACTAAGTGCACGCAAGGAATGACATGACCAATGGCGTGTTCCACAAGCACACAGCACGCATCCCGCAGCCAGAAGCAAACACGGAGCCCGCGCTGCGTCCCAGGGTCACACACCCTGCTCATGCAGGGTACATCCTGAAAGGCAAACATGGCCCGTCTACGggattcacagacctgctcCAGCTACTGcccccaggctgggctcagcacacagcctgctgctcgcagctcaggcagctgcaggtAACTGTGGGCCACACAGCCCGGCCGCTCCATCCATCCAGCCTCCTGAGCATCCCTGGGCCTTCACAGCCCGCACCCCCATGGCGGCACGTTCCGCTCCCCAGGCCTTGTTTCAGAGGTAGAGTTGGCACGGACCCTGGCAAACACCTCCCTTCTCGCATACCTTCCAAGCTAGACCCAAGGGGAAGGAGCCGTTCACAAATGCCTGAGCTAGAGACATCACAGACTCTGCATTTCAACATCACTTACAATAAACATACCCCTGGGATTCACACCACAGGCAAATCCACAGAGCCAGAGTTCCTCACaaccagccccagcacccacccggCCATGGATGCCTTCAAGAATATGGCTGTCCTCACCCACACAGCTCTCTGGCACTGGTTCTCCAGGCACAGCAGGGAAGCCCTCTGTTCCTAAGTTTAACTATCTACATTCCTGGGGCACACACtcaaagaaacacaaattacAATCTGGCGTGTCACGCTTAGGGCAGTGCTGACTCGCACCTATTTCCATACTGCAAGAGAGCAATGCAGCTCCCGAGCAGCCCTCTACAGCCCCTAGCCGCAAGTCACCGCGTGAGCATCCTCCGCCGTCCTCAGctgggcaggctgcagagctgtggcGGGGACAGACAGCAGGGAGGACATGGAGTCTCCTCCTCCCAATTTATGGCTGCTCTGGAGCTGTCCGCTCAGACAGGACAGACGTGGCTGATGGCCACTGTGGCCCGAGGACTCTGTTCTTTAGCACAGTGAGTGCCTTCTAGAAATTTAGGTTTGGTCTgggtctcagacttggtcacTTCAGCCCTGACAGACAGAGTGACTGCAGGCTCCGGTCTCCCTCACCTCACCCCCTTGTGAACATAGCTGAAGTAACGCTGCTCCTCCACCCCACAGTCcagaaaggcaggaagagacagagcaaacaaaattaGAGAGAAGTGGGAAGAATTGGAGAGTGCCTGAAGCATTCCACTGGCAGCTCCAATGGCTGAGCTAAAAGGTGTTGGCATCCCAAAGCAGCAGTGCAGCAAGCAGCGGTGAGACCCCAGGGTGAAAAGCGACAGCAGCTCTGACAAGCTGTACACGGCACAGCAACGCCTGCCGGGAGGACACTGCAAACTGCCCCCAAAAGGCTCAGTAAAGGGTAAACACGAGGCGTGCAAAGCAGGGTGAGAAATGTGGTAATGGCAAGATCTTTGGAAAGACAGCAATCACCTGCTCTCTCCAGTGACTTGACATGTGAAATAGCACTAGTAACGCACTAATAAAACCATAGCTGAGGCTTCGGGTGTgcttctcttattttctttgttttttaacatacaTGACTAAGGGCTGACAATGGAGACACTGGGGAGCTGAGCTCTGGTGCAACTCCATTTACCTCAGCCAAGTGTAACTGGCTGAACCTGCTCTCGTTTCTGTTCAGACCAACCAACAAAGTGTGGATTTACTGTACCTCTGATCACCTCCCCACAGCTCGGTGGAATCAGGACACTTGAAATGAGCAAATCCCGGCTGGCGCAGGACACTGCCCTTTACTCATGACTCATGCGGTCATTTCCCTCACATTAAGGAAGGTCAGTGCTGAGCACAAGGGCAAGAGAAGAGCTTCCCTCGCAGTGGGAGGCAGCCAGAGTTGCAAGGAGAAAAGCCCTGTCCCCAGTCATGCCCCCTCGGACCAGCCACGGACGCACTGCAGAGCCTGCTGGGAGCCAGAGCCAACGTGTCTGTAAAGGGGAAGTCAGGAGACGCAGGGGAAATTGTGGAGAGGGATCCCCTTCTTCTAACAGCCTTCTCTCAGGAACAACACCATGGTCCCTGCACCATGGCCAGCCTAGACCCATGGTTCCTCATCTCAGCTTTAAGACAACCAATGCCTggccccaccccagccctgtcAGGACACCACGACAGGCACGTGCCACTGCCTCTGCTAGTGTGCCGACATCAACATCGCACTTACGGAGCCCAAGCAGCCTCCTGAGCCTGGTGTCTGCCTCACGCAAAGCTCTACACCACTCACCATCCTTGTTATGACCCAACACGGACACTACCTGCAGAGCAACCATGCACAGGATGGAGAGTGCAAGAGtgcagagggctgggagggctACTGAAGGAGGCAGGTGGCTTTCTGGGTTGTGAAAAGCTGAAACCCGTTAGTTAGACAAGAGTTGGACTGAGGGAGCTCCTGGAGGCATCACAGCCCCCTCCAGATGCTCCTGACCCTCACGAGCCAGCTCCCATCAAGCTGACACGGGCTGGGACAGCTGGTCGCTGCACCGTgcttcccctgccagccccagctgtCGGGAAAGGGTCCCAGCCAGCCGGGCCAGCGGTGCCTCTGGCACGAGGAGTCCCTGTCCCCACCGCCTCCTCCGCATGCCGCCTTTGTTCCCACTGGCGTCCCACTCCCACGTGCCTGGGAACGTGCCCCGCGCACCACAGCGGAGGCCAAGAGATATAGCCGACCTTTGGGGCCCTGTTACAAACCAAAGCTCCCCAAGCCAAGCAAAACATGTCTGTACTCTCCCTCGGCACACGCTTACTGGTTCACTGGACATCACAGCAACACGCTGCGCCTTCACATCCCCCACCACCCGGCTGATGCGGCCACGGCTCCCTAGCAGGCAGCGCTCCCCCTGGGAGTTCAAGCCAAGGAACAAAGCACTGGTGGGTTCCAGTCCTGTTCCTGTCAGGGTAGAGACATTTGGGATCTGTTGCATAAGAGGAGAAGCCATCCCCGCTACCAAGGTGTTTGCAGGGCTGTCTGTACCTCCAAGAGAGGGTACGCAGCATGGCTTCCATCGCTCCTGCCATTCCCAATTCCCTCCTCACCTCCGTGGTAGACACGCTGTTTAAACCAATCCAGATCTCGTCTGACTTTACCATTCAGCCTGGAGATAAATGGAGCCTTACTGGGTAATATTCAAAAGGGCTAAAATTAAACAGCGTGGGACCACAGAAAACTTGAAGGATAGCCGCTGCCCCAGGCCTGGAACAAACCCCAGAAATGATGGAGCTTGTGCTGGGATCCTGGTGCCCCTGCCTCCACTTCTTCGGGGCGGGCCCTCTCGGTGTTACAGCCTCCAGCTCAAGctgtccagctccctcccagGCAGCCCTTCCTCCAGCTGTTCCCCTCCGGCCACGCACAGCGGCCACCACATCCGCGTCTGCATGaaccagcacagcccagccccagaGGAGAAGCAGACCCTCCGCTTCCTTTCACTGCCAGAAAGCTGTGTAAATTCATAAAGCAAACAGCCCCTAGGGCATCTCCTGCGTACATCTATTGCCTCAGGCCTGGGGCTGAGCATGGGAGTATCAGCAAAGCCACTCACCCACCAGCGTTTGCgccagcagaaagaaaaacgGCTAGCAAAGCACAGTGTTAACATGGTAACACAAACCAGACGGCGTTTGGGCACACACGGAGCGTTAACTCCTGCCCCGAGCGCCCCAAGCACACACACGCCATTCAGAGAGGGAATCACTGCATCAAATaaccacagaaaaatatgaCGCACGTCTCCCAGCTGTCCATCACGCCCCTTGGCCCTGCTCCCgcgggggctgctcccctcctTTCTGTCCCTACCACCTCTCCCTTACCAGGGTCTTTCCGCTCCTCTGCTCCTCAGAGGTCTCATCGTGTGCTGCACACGTCTGCTCAGGCACCATCCTCCCcgctcctgtccctgctgctccccggctCGCACGGTGCTATAAATACACCCCCATACCTTCAGCTTGGCTGGGTGGCTTCGCTGTGCCTGCGTCCGAGGAGAAAGCAGCCGCTCCACTAACCGCTCCTGAATAATGATCGAATCCATAACTGTGGCCGGCAGGACGGACAGCCGCTGTgggccaagaaaaaaaaacccaacccatgTGTTCCCTCCCAGCCTTCGCTAAATCCATGCAGCAGCCCCCCGCctacgcatgcacacacacgcaggGCTGGCTCGGCTTGACTCAGCACGGCGGCCCGGCGAGGCAG
This sequence is a window from Pelecanus crispus isolate bPelCri1 chromosome 11, bPelCri1.pri, whole genome shotgun sequence. Protein-coding genes within it:
- the SEPTIN5 gene encoding septin-5 isoform X1, with protein sequence MDSIIIQERLVERLLSPRTQAQRSHPAKLKDHEKQYVGFATLPNQVHRKSVKKGFDFTLMVAGESGLGKSTLVNSLFLTDLYKDKKLLNAEERINQTVEIVKHTVDIEEKGVKLKLTIVDTPGFGDAVNNTECWKPITDYIDQQFEQYFRDESGLNRKNIQDNRVHCCLYFISPFGHGLRPVDVEFMKALHEKVNIVPLIAKADCLIPSEIRKLKERIREEIDKFSIKVYQFPECDSDEDEEFKQQDRELKESAPFAVIGSNTVVEAKGQRVRGRLYPWGIVEVENQAHCDFVKLRNMLIRTHMHDLKDVTCDVHYENYRAQCIQQMTSKLTQDNRIESPIPILPLPTPDTETEKLIKMKDEELRRMQEMLQKMQQQMQDQ
- the SEPTIN5 gene encoding septin-5 isoform X2, with the protein product MVAGESGLGKSTLVNSLFLTDLYKDKKLLNAEERINQTVEIVKHTVDIEEKGVKLKLTIVDTPGFGDAVNNTECWKPITDYIDQQFEQYFRDESGLNRKNIQDNRVHCCLYFISPFGHGLRPVDVEFMKALHEKVNIVPLIAKADCLIPSEIRKLKERIREEIDKFSIKVYQFPECDSDEDEEFKQQDRELKESAPFAVIGSNTVVEAKGQRVRGRLYPWGIVEVENQAHCDFVKLRNMLIRTHMHDLKDVTCDVHYENYRAQCIQQMTRWVPTKSVMKQQLLSLRKA